A DNA window from Porphyromonas gingivalis ATCC 33277 contains the following coding sequences:
- a CDS encoding DUF4286 family protein, with product MVLYNITWVTEAAVEETLIDYLRSTFIPSVVSDGSMHSPALHRIEKGAQEEGVSLALHFFADQLTDIDEYWCGPGAKHIATLIGKFGNRVMGFATMMRRIEL from the coding sequence ATGGTTTTGTACAATATAACGTGGGTAACGGAGGCTGCCGTAGAGGAGACATTGATCGACTATCTTCGTTCGACTTTCATCCCATCGGTTGTCTCCGACGGATCTATGCATTCCCCTGCCCTACACCGCATCGAAAAGGGAGCACAGGAAGAAGGCGTATCGCTGGCTCTCCATTTCTTCGCAGACCAATTGACTGATATCGATGAATATTGGTGTGGCCCGGGGGCAAAACATATAGCGACCCTCATCGGGAAGTTCGGCAACAGGGTCATGGGCTTTGCCACCATGATGAGAAGAATAGAATTGTAA
- a CDS encoding choice-of-anchor J domain-containing protein: MKHFNFISLFSALALFFCVQNTLAQQKTEEFAPVSDLRAEAYGSTVFLHWTPPYDNPMIPLSESFESGIPAIWKTIDADGDGYNWMHLTNFTGQSGLCVSSASYIGGVGALTPDNYLITPELKLPTDALVEIIYWVCTQDLTAPSEHYAVYSSSTGNNAADFVNLLYEETLTAKRIQSPELIHGNRTQGVWYQRKVVLPNDTKYVAFRHFNSTDNFWLNLDEVSILYTPLPRRAPCPHPGGYTYSVFRDGQKIASGLSALAYIDTDVPYGTQVYCVQVNYLQGDSYKVCKNIVVANSANIYGADKPFALTVVGKTIVASAIKGEITLYDIHGRLTACGRDTLRYKAENGFYLIKIQVNGTVYTEKIQIQ, from the coding sequence ATGAAACATTTCAATTTTATCTCGTTGTTTTCCGCTCTGGCTTTATTCTTTTGTGTGCAAAATACCCTTGCACAACAAAAAACAGAGGAGTTTGCACCTGTGTCGGATTTACGTGCAGAAGCGTACGGCTCTACCGTTTTCCTCCACTGGACTCCGCCGTATGACAATCCGATGATTCCTCTAAGCGAGAGTTTTGAATCAGGTATTCCGGCTATATGGAAGACCATTGACGCAGATGGCGATGGCTATAATTGGATGCATTTGACCAATTTCACGGGACAGAGTGGTCTCTGTGTCTCTTCGGCTTCATACATAGGCGGCGTCGGAGCTTTGACTCCGGACAATTATCTGATAACACCCGAATTAAAACTACCCACAGACGCGTTGGTGGAAATAATCTATTGGGTATGTACTCAAGATCTCACTGCTCCATCGGAGCACTATGCCGTTTATTCCTCTTCTACAGGCAATAATGCTGCTGACTTTGTTAATCTCTTATATGAAGAGACTTTGACTGCCAAACGGATACAATCCCCCGAGTTGATCCACGGAAATCGGACACAAGGTGTTTGGTATCAAAGAAAGGTGGTACTCCCTAACGATACTAAATATGTTGCTTTCCGCCATTTTAATTCCACGGATAATTTCTGGCTCAATTTGGATGAAGTATCTATCCTGTATACCCCTCTTCCCCGAAGAGCTCCGTGTCCGCATCCGGGTGGTTACACTTATTCTGTATTCCGTGATGGACAAAAGATAGCGAGTGGATTGTCGGCATTGGCATATATCGATACGGATGTACCGTATGGGACTCAAGTCTATTGTGTCCAAGTCAATTATCTGCAAGGAGACTCGTATAAAGTCTGCAAAAATATAGTGGTGGCAAATTCTGCAAACATCTATGGGGCGGATAAGCCTTTTGCGTTGACCGTGGTTGGCAAGACCATTGTAGCGAGTGCTATCAAAGGAGAGATCACTCTTTATGACATTCATGGTCGTCTGACAGCTTGCGGACGCGATACGCTTAGGTACAAAGCGGAAAATGGTTTTTACCTCATTAAAATACAGGTAAACGGAACTGTCTATACTGAGAAAATCCAAATCCAATAG
- a CDS encoding pyridoxal phosphate-dependent aminotransferase, with protein sequence MNFPIDEKLIREKQNELHIKDLGMASIRDLVALVTNLEKATGTKFCRMEMGVPGLPAPQIGIETEIQKLREGVASIYPNLDGLPELKQEASRFAKLFVNIDIPARACVPTVGSMQGCFVSFLVANRTHKNREYGTLFIDPGFNLNKLQCRILGQKFESFDLFEYRGEKLREKLESYLQTGQFCSIIYSNPNNPTWQCMTDEELRIIGELATKHDVIVIEDLAYFGMDFRKDYSHPGEPLYQPSVANYTDNYILALSSSKAFSYAGQRIGVLMISGKLYEREYSDLEESFGRLRFGEALSSSALYALSSGATHSAQWGMAAMLKACNDGEYNFRDSVIEYGRKARIMKKMFLDNGFNIVYDKDGNEPLADGFYFTVGYKGMDSSKLIEKFVRYGMCAITLKTTGSKRNEAMRICTSLLPESQFPDLEKRLQMLNAEG encoded by the coding sequence ATGAATTTTCCAATCGATGAAAAACTGATTCGTGAAAAGCAAAACGAACTGCACATCAAAGACCTCGGCATGGCTTCGATCCGAGATCTGGTAGCTTTGGTGACCAATCTGGAAAAGGCTACCGGCACTAAATTCTGCCGTATGGAAATGGGTGTGCCCGGACTTCCTGCACCTCAGATCGGTATAGAGACGGAGATACAAAAGCTACGCGAAGGAGTAGCTTCGATTTATCCCAATTTGGATGGTCTGCCCGAACTCAAGCAGGAGGCATCGCGCTTTGCCAAACTCTTTGTCAATATCGACATACCGGCACGTGCTTGCGTACCTACGGTAGGCTCGATGCAGGGATGCTTCGTATCTTTCCTCGTGGCCAATCGCACACACAAAAACCGTGAATACGGTACGCTCTTTATCGACCCCGGGTTCAATCTGAACAAGCTACAGTGTCGCATCCTCGGTCAGAAGTTCGAAAGCTTCGACCTCTTCGAATACCGCGGAGAAAAGTTGCGCGAGAAGCTCGAAAGCTATCTGCAGACAGGACAGTTCTGCTCTATCATCTACTCCAACCCGAACAATCCCACTTGGCAGTGCATGACGGACGAAGAACTGCGCATCATCGGTGAGCTGGCGACCAAACATGATGTTATCGTCATAGAAGACTTGGCATACTTCGGCATGGATTTCCGTAAGGACTATTCCCATCCGGGTGAGCCGCTCTATCAACCTTCCGTAGCCAACTACACGGACAATTATATACTGGCTCTCTCCAGCTCCAAGGCATTCAGCTATGCCGGTCAGCGCATCGGAGTACTCATGATATCGGGCAAGCTCTACGAGCGTGAGTATTCGGACTTGGAAGAGTCATTCGGGCGTCTGCGTTTCGGCGAGGCATTGTCATCATCGGCTCTGTATGCTCTGTCTTCGGGAGCCACTCACTCTGCACAATGGGGTATGGCTGCCATGCTCAAAGCCTGCAACGATGGAGAATATAACTTCCGTGACTCTGTAATCGAATATGGCCGGAAGGCTCGGATCATGAAGAAAATGTTCCTTGACAACGGCTTCAATATCGTCTATGATAAGGACGGCAATGAACCGCTGGCTGACGGATTCTACTTCACGGTCGGTTATAAGGGGATGGATAGCAGCAAGTTGATCGAGAAGTTTGTGCGCTACGGTATGTGTGCCATCACGCTAAAAACGACAGGCAGCAAGCGCAACGAAGCGATGCGTATCTGTACGTCGCTCCTACCCGAAAGCCAATTCCCTGATCTGGAGAAGCGACTCCAAATGCTCAATGCTGAAGGATAA
- a CDS encoding acetate--CoA ligase family protein, with amino-acid sequence MITPQLIEPRTIAVIGASQDVTKPGGKVLQNILNGSFQGRVLGVNPKVSNVQGVECVPNVKDLPQVDLAILAIPARFCPPTIEVLVKEKGTKGIIVFSAGFSEMGAEGKALERQMAELANEAGATLIGPNCVGVMNPLHQSVFTTPVPVLTPKGCDFISGSGATAVFIMESALSKGLSFSSVYSVGNAAQTGVEDVLEHLDETFDAATSSHTLLLYIETISKPKRFLKHARSLVQKGCRIAAIKSGTSSDGGRAAASHTGAMLNSDVAVDALFRKAGVVRCYSREELATVGAVLQHPVLTGKNMAVITHAGGPAVMLTDALSNGGMSVPPIPEEKTRTLLSELFDGSSVANPIDILATGTAEQLSKVIDTCEKDLDTIDGMVVIFGSPGLFDVSDAYDVIREQQKKCKKPIYAVLPSVINAKEGMERFIAQGGILFEEEVALARAICKVYQTPKPEMTEESELPKAAEIRRLLAGKSGMLGTGDMLQLLDLTGITRPQERLVTTETEALDAARSIGFPLAMKVMGLAHKSDAGGVILNVSTEEGVKESFGKLMQIKGAEGVQVSQMESGVEVFIGVKKEGEFGHLITCGLGGIFVEVMKDIRCALAPLGKNEALEMIRSLKSYPIIRGIRGKQGINDEVIADTLCKISRLLAAVPEIEEMDINPLMGRGERLSAVDVVVRLSDAK; translated from the coding sequence ATGATAACTCCTCAACTAATCGAACCGCGTACTATTGCGGTGATCGGTGCGTCGCAAGATGTGACAAAACCCGGTGGAAAAGTATTACAAAACATTCTGAACGGCTCGTTTCAGGGTCGTGTATTGGGTGTAAATCCGAAAGTGTCTAACGTACAAGGAGTGGAATGTGTGCCCAATGTGAAAGATCTACCCCAAGTAGATTTGGCTATTTTGGCTATTCCTGCACGTTTCTGCCCACCTACGATCGAGGTGCTGGTGAAAGAAAAAGGGACCAAAGGAATCATCGTATTCTCTGCAGGGTTCTCCGAAATGGGTGCAGAAGGCAAGGCTCTCGAGCGGCAAATGGCCGAACTGGCCAATGAAGCCGGAGCTACCCTGATCGGCCCCAACTGCGTCGGCGTAATGAATCCGCTGCACCAATCGGTATTTACCACTCCGGTGCCGGTACTTACGCCTAAGGGATGCGACTTTATCTCCGGTTCGGGGGCAACTGCTGTATTTATCATGGAGTCGGCTCTGAGCAAGGGGCTTTCTTTCTCATCGGTATATTCGGTCGGCAACGCTGCTCAAACGGGTGTGGAAGATGTGCTCGAACATTTGGACGAGACATTCGATGCTGCCACTTCTTCTCATACACTGCTCCTATATATAGAGACTATCTCCAAACCGAAACGCTTCCTGAAACATGCCAGATCATTGGTACAGAAAGGCTGTCGCATTGCGGCCATCAAATCAGGGACGTCTTCAGACGGGGGACGTGCTGCAGCTTCGCACACAGGTGCCATGCTCAACTCCGATGTGGCTGTAGATGCACTCTTCCGCAAAGCCGGTGTAGTGCGCTGCTACAGCCGTGAAGAACTGGCTACCGTGGGTGCCGTACTTCAACATCCGGTACTCACCGGTAAGAATATGGCTGTGATCACACATGCAGGCGGTCCGGCCGTTATGCTGACGGATGCTCTCTCCAATGGAGGTATGTCCGTCCCTCCGATTCCCGAAGAAAAGACTCGCACATTACTGTCGGAGCTGTTTGACGGTTCTTCCGTGGCTAACCCGATCGACATTCTCGCTACGGGAACAGCAGAGCAATTATCGAAAGTGATCGATACTTGCGAGAAAGATCTGGACACGATAGACGGTATGGTCGTGATTTTCGGTAGCCCCGGACTCTTCGATGTGAGCGATGCTTACGATGTGATACGCGAACAACAGAAAAAATGCAAGAAGCCGATCTATGCCGTACTACCTTCTGTGATCAACGCGAAGGAAGGAATGGAGCGTTTCATTGCTCAGGGAGGCATCCTCTTTGAAGAGGAAGTGGCTTTGGCACGTGCCATCTGCAAGGTCTACCAAACGCCCAAGCCCGAAATGACTGAAGAGAGCGAATTGCCCAAAGCAGCAGAAATCCGCCGTCTGCTCGCCGGCAAGAGCGGTATGCTCGGAACCGGCGATATGCTCCAGCTGTTGGATTTGACCGGTATCACTCGCCCGCAAGAACGTCTGGTGACAACAGAGACAGAAGCTCTGGATGCAGCACGTAGTATCGGTTTCCCATTGGCTATGAAAGTAATGGGACTGGCGCACAAATCCGATGCCGGAGGTGTAATACTGAACGTTTCGACCGAAGAAGGCGTAAAAGAGAGCTTTGGCAAGCTGATGCAAATCAAGGGTGCTGAAGGGGTACAGGTGTCACAGATGGAGAGTGGCGTGGAAGTCTTCATCGGGGTAAAGAAAGAGGGCGAATTCGGTCATCTGATTACCTGCGGTCTGGGCGGTATATTCGTGGAAGTGATGAAAGATATTCGCTGTGCTCTGGCTCCTCTCGGCAAAAACGAAGCACTGGAAATGATCCGTTCGCTCAAATCCTATCCGATCATTCGCGGTATTCGCGGCAAACAGGGCATCAACGACGAGGTAATCGCCGATACGCTCTGTAAGATCTCCCGTTTGCTGGCTGCAGTGCCCGAGATCGAGGAGATGGACATCAATCCGCTGATGGGACGTGGAGAAAGACTATCGGCCGTAGACGTGGTAGTTCGTCTGAGCGATGCGAAGTAA
- a CDS encoding DUF1661 domain-containing protein, giving the protein MARKNFTSRAKSKIFPRHVFRVTNKEIFRT; this is encoded by the coding sequence CTGGCGCGTAAAAATTTTACTTCTCGCGCCAAAAGCAAAATTTTCCCGCGCCACGTTTTTCGAGTCACGAATAAAGAAATTTTCCGAACGTAA
- a CDS encoding DUF1661 domain-containing protein, with amino-acid sequence MAREVKFLRARTKKISRHFFRKTRAADV; translated from the coding sequence TTGGCGCGAGAAGTAAAATTTTTACGCGCCAGAACGAAAAAAATCTCGCGCCACTTCTTCCGAAAAACACGAGCCGCAGATGTGTAA
- a CDS encoding IS5 family transposase: MAYQSKNTDEHVTFADALLSKRYRKAQNDFLNQVDTLIDWRPIRTLINKKYTKRQNAIGAPAYDVILLFKMLLLETWYNLSDCALEERINDSITFSRFLGLKMEEVSPDHSTISRFRSALTELGLMDKLLAQFNKQLSRHHISVREGVLVDASLVETPHKPNGSITIEVADDREDNRSEAEKEAEEDYQKQVVRQRKGTDEEARWVYKQKRYHYGYKKHCLTNVQGIVQKVITTAANRSDTKEFIPLLEGANIPQGTAVLADKGYACGENRSYLQTHHLQDGIMHKAQRNRALTEEEKQRNKAIGPIRSTIERTFGSIRRWFHGGRCRYRGLAKTHTQNILESIAFNLYRTPGIIMSSSVG, from the coding sequence ATGGCATACCAATCCAAGAATACCGATGAGCATGTAACATTTGCAGACGCACTCCTTTCAAAGCGTTATCGCAAAGCACAAAACGACTTCCTCAATCAGGTTGACACGCTTATCGATTGGCGTCCGATCAGGACGCTGATCAACAAGAAATACACGAAGCGACAAAATGCCATCGGCGCCCCGGCTTATGACGTGATTCTCTTATTCAAGATGTTGCTTTTGGAGACATGGTACAACCTCAGTGATTGTGCTTTGGAGGAGCGCATCAATGATTCAATCACCTTTTCCCGATTCTTGGGGCTGAAGATGGAAGAGGTATCTCCCGACCACAGCACCATCAGTCGATTTCGTTCGGCACTGACAGAGTTGGGTCTCATGGACAAACTATTGGCGCAGTTTAACAAACAACTTTCCCGCCATCACATTTCGGTAAGGGAAGGGGTGCTTGTGGATGCAAGCCTTGTGGAGACGCCGCATAAACCCAACGGAAGCATTACGATTGAAGTCGCAGACGACAGAGAAGACAATCGGAGCGAGGCGGAAAAAGAGGCAGAGGAGGATTATCAAAAACAGGTTGTCCGTCAACGTAAAGGGACGGATGAAGAAGCCCGTTGGGTGTACAAACAAAAGCGTTATCACTACGGATACAAAAAGCATTGTCTGACCAATGTTCAAGGCATTGTTCAAAAGGTGATAACGACAGCAGCGAACCGCAGTGACACAAAGGAGTTTATTCCGCTATTGGAGGGTGCAAACATACCTCAAGGCACAGCCGTCTTGGCGGACAAAGGATATGCTTGCGGGGAAAATCGTTCCTACCTGCAAACCCATCACCTTCAAGACGGCATCATGCACAAGGCACAACGCAACAGGGCATTGACCGAGGAAGAGAAGCAACGAAACAAAGCAATCGGTCCGATACGGAGCACCATCGAACGCACCTTTGGCAGTATTCGCCGGTGGTTTCATGGCGGACGATGTCGATACCGGGGACTTGCCAAGACCCATACTCAAAACATTCTTGAAAGCATCGCCTTTAATTTATACAGAACGCCGGGGATAATTATGTCCTCATCCGTAGGATAA
- the mscL gene encoding large-conductance mechanosensitive channel protein MscL, which translates to MKKFIQDFKAFALKGNVVDMAVGVIIGGAFGKIVTSLVNDIMMPPISLLTGGVNFTDLKLVLSKAVVEGGEVVKPEVSWNYGNFIQTTVDFLILAFVIFLMIKAIMAAKRKEEEAPAAPAPTPPEIELLTEIRDLLKKQ; encoded by the coding sequence ATGAAGAAATTTATTCAGGACTTCAAAGCGTTTGCTCTTAAGGGTAACGTAGTGGACATGGCTGTCGGTGTGATCATCGGTGGCGCATTCGGAAAGATCGTCACCTCCTTGGTGAACGACATCATGATGCCTCCCATCAGTTTGCTGACGGGTGGGGTCAACTTCACAGATCTGAAATTGGTATTGAGCAAGGCTGTCGTCGAAGGCGGAGAGGTCGTGAAACCGGAAGTGTCATGGAACTATGGCAATTTTATCCAGACTACAGTGGACTTCCTGATTTTAGCTTTCGTGATCTTCCTGATGATCAAAGCTATCATGGCTGCCAAGAGGAAAGAAGAAGAGGCACCTGCAGCTCCTGCTCCTACGCCACCTGAAATCGAACTGCTTACAGAGATTCGCGATTTGCTCAAGAAACAATAA
- a CDS encoding Re/Si-specific NAD(P)(+) transhydrogenase subunit alpha: MIIGIPKEIMHGENRVSATPETVAKFVADGFKVLFEKGAGEGAQYHDEEYAQAGATLVDGAKAVYDGAEVILKVKEPLFNEQLNTHEVELMRKGQYLITFIHPASPVNHEMVRNLAKQGVISLTLDGIPRISRAQNLDALTSMSTCAGYKGILMAAEDFASFIPMMGTAVGMIPPAKVMVIGVGVAGLQALATAKRLGAITYAADIRPAAAEQAQSLGAKIVDTTVPAELAIAEGGYANKLPDDVLAKEREALKATIQDMDIVFCSALIPGKVAPIIITEEMVKGMKRGSVIVDISIDQGGNCEITPKGTKEVKHGVMIQGIKNIPGMLPKSSTWMFAQNMYNLMKYLTKNGRIELDMNDEVCSKILVTRDGEIKHAGTREAMGL; the protein is encoded by the coding sequence ATGATTATTGGCATTCCAAAAGAGATTATGCACGGCGAAAACCGTGTGTCGGCTACCCCTGAAACAGTGGCCAAATTTGTAGCAGACGGGTTCAAAGTTCTGTTTGAAAAAGGAGCAGGAGAAGGTGCTCAGTATCATGACGAAGAATATGCCCAGGCAGGTGCTACGCTGGTAGACGGAGCTAAGGCCGTTTATGACGGTGCCGAAGTGATCCTCAAGGTAAAAGAGCCTTTGTTCAACGAACAGCTCAATACGCACGAAGTAGAGCTGATGCGCAAAGGTCAGTATCTGATCACATTCATTCATCCGGCTTCACCGGTGAACCACGAAATGGTACGCAATCTGGCCAAACAGGGTGTTATCTCGCTGACTCTCGATGGTATCCCCCGTATCTCACGTGCACAAAACCTCGACGCACTGACTTCGATGAGTACTTGTGCCGGCTACAAAGGTATCCTGATGGCTGCCGAAGACTTCGCCAGCTTCATCCCGATGATGGGTACGGCTGTCGGTATGATTCCGCCCGCCAAAGTAATGGTGATCGGTGTGGGTGTGGCTGGCTTGCAGGCTTTGGCTACGGCTAAGCGTCTGGGAGCCATCACTTATGCTGCCGATATTCGCCCTGCAGCTGCCGAACAGGCTCAGAGCTTGGGAGCCAAGATCGTGGATACGACCGTTCCTGCCGAACTGGCTATCGCCGAAGGCGGATATGCCAACAAATTGCCCGATGATGTACTGGCCAAAGAACGCGAAGCCCTCAAGGCCACCATTCAGGATATGGATATCGTATTCTGTAGCGCATTGATCCCGGGCAAGGTAGCTCCGATCATCATCACGGAAGAAATGGTGAAGGGTATGAAGCGCGGCTCCGTAATCGTGGACATCTCTATCGACCAGGGCGGTAACTGCGAAATCACGCCGAAGGGAACCAAGGAAGTGAAGCACGGAGTGATGATCCAAGGTATCAAGAACATCCCCGGTATGCTTCCGAAAAGCTCTACTTGGATGTTCGCACAGAACATGTACAATCTAATGAAGTACCTCACAAAGAACGGTCGGATCGAATTGGATATGAACGACGAAGTTTGCAGCAAGATCCTCGTTACTCGCGACGGCGAAATCAAACACGCCGGTACTCGTGAAGCAATGGGTCTGTAA
- a CDS encoding NAD(P) transhydrogenase subunit alpha, whose amino-acid sequence MNPIILIIVLIASTLIGYKLISNVPSLLHTPLMSGMNALSGVTVIGAIAAAGLSFKFGHDGKLILGQIFGGLAIILATINVVGGFGVTHRMLRMFSKKKKGGDQ is encoded by the coding sequence ATGAATCCGATCATTCTTATCATCGTGCTGATAGCTTCCACGCTTATCGGCTACAAGCTGATCAGCAATGTGCCGAGCTTGCTGCATACTCCGCTGATGTCGGGTATGAACGCTCTCTCCGGAGTAACCGTAATCGGAGCTATTGCAGCTGCCGGATTATCTTTCAAGTTCGGGCATGACGGCAAACTCATCCTCGGCCAAATCTTCGGAGGACTGGCCATCATCCTCGCTACCATCAATGTGGTGGGAGGTTTCGGTGTCACGCACCGCATGCTCCGTATGTTTAGCAAGAAAAAGAAAGGAGGCGACCAATGA
- a CDS encoding NAD(P)(+) transhydrogenase (Re/Si-specific) subunit beta, with translation MSPTIYYILCVLLSLMVLGGISMMSRVKTAVMGNTLSAVAMLGGIILTLVYNEILPAWSVYIFLIIGAGIGWTMAQRVKMIQMPQMVALLNGVGGAASALVGILSLAAIGINPNNNTAADYPIFSQATGMLALTVGMITLVGSLIAAGKLHKLLPQRPVIWPNHSMFTSLLLILTVGFVVLGSVSIEGFPLFWAIIGGLFFSSLFGLFFSIRVGGADMPITISLLNSLSGVAGAIAGMAVGDILLVAVGGIVGASGLLLTQIMCRAMNRKLMSILMASGAKATPAATTPTTASKQEKGEVAAPTPIKAEKTAGSVLRDAKRVIIVPGYGMALAQAQHQVRQLADKLTANGTEVRYAIHPVAGRMPGHMNVLLCEADVPYDQLFEMDAINGDFAQTDAVVVIGANDVMNPAARNAEGTPIYGMPVLNVDDAPEVIICNFDLKPGYAGVDNPLYTRATGVFLKLGDAKESLAEIMKEMDATSDTAATAAPAKAEKTAGSVLRDAKRVIIVPGYGMALAQAQHQVRQLADKLTANGTEVRYAIHPVAGRMPGHMNVLLCEADVPYDQLFEMDAINGDFAQTDAVVVIGANDVMNPAARNAEGTPIYGMPVLNVDDAPEVIICNFDLKPGYAGVDNPLYTRATGVFLKLGDAKESLAEIMKEMDATSDTAATAAPAKAEKTAGSVLRDAKRVIIVPGYGMALAQAQHQVRQLADKLTANGTEVRYAIHPVAGRMPGHMNVLLCEADVPYDQLFEMDAINGDFAQTDAVVVIGANDVMNPAARNAEGTPIYGMPVLNVDDAPEVIICNFDLKPGYAGVDNPLYTRATGVFLKLGDAKESLAEIMKEMDIA, from the coding sequence ATGAGTCCTACCATCTATTATATACTCTGCGTCCTCCTCTCTCTGATGGTATTGGGGGGAATATCGATGATGAGCCGTGTGAAGACTGCCGTCATGGGCAATACCCTCAGTGCAGTGGCCATGTTGGGCGGTATCATCCTTACCCTTGTTTACAATGAGATCTTGCCTGCCTGGTCGGTTTATATCTTCCTGATTATCGGTGCCGGTATCGGTTGGACGATGGCACAGCGTGTCAAGATGATACAGATGCCTCAGATGGTGGCCTTGCTTAACGGTGTCGGAGGGGCTGCTTCCGCTCTCGTGGGGATTTTGTCTCTCGCAGCTATAGGAATCAATCCGAATAATAACACGGCTGCCGACTATCCGATCTTTTCGCAAGCTACCGGTATGCTGGCACTGACTGTCGGTATGATTACCCTCGTAGGTAGCCTTATCGCCGCCGGTAAGCTACACAAACTACTGCCTCAGAGACCGGTGATATGGCCTAACCACTCGATGTTTACCTCTTTGCTACTGATCCTGACCGTGGGATTCGTGGTGCTCGGTTCTGTTTCTATCGAAGGGTTTCCCCTCTTCTGGGCTATCATCGGAGGGCTGTTTTTCTCCTCTCTCTTCGGTTTGTTCTTCTCTATCCGTGTCGGTGGAGCGGATATGCCTATTACCATTTCGCTACTGAACTCCCTTAGCGGTGTGGCCGGAGCCATTGCCGGTATGGCTGTGGGCGATATTCTGCTCGTAGCCGTAGGAGGTATTGTCGGTGCCAGTGGTCTGTTGCTGACGCAGATTATGTGCCGCGCCATGAACCGCAAGCTCATGTCCATTCTGATGGCTTCGGGAGCAAAAGCAACACCTGCCGCTACAACGCCGACTACTGCTTCAAAACAAGAAAAAGGAGAGGTTGCCGCTCCTACTCCCATCAAAGCAGAGAAGACAGCCGGTAGCGTGCTACGCGATGCCAAGCGAGTCATCATCGTACCCGGTTACGGTATGGCATTGGCTCAGGCACAGCACCAAGTAAGACAGCTGGCCGATAAACTTACGGCTAACGGTACGGAAGTTCGCTATGCCATCCATCCGGTGGCGGGTCGTATGCCCGGACACATGAACGTACTTCTGTGCGAAGCCGATGTGCCCTATGACCAACTCTTCGAGATGGATGCCATCAACGGAGACTTCGCTCAGACGGATGCCGTGGTAGTAATCGGTGCCAACGACGTAATGAACCCTGCCGCCCGCAATGCTGAGGGTACGCCTATATACGGTATGCCCGTGCTGAACGTGGACGATGCTCCCGAAGTAATCATTTGCAACTTCGACCTGAAACCCGGTTATGCAGGTGTGGACAATCCGCTCTATACGCGAGCAACGGGTGTATTCCTCAAACTCGGAGATGCCAAGGAATCTCTGGCAGAGATCATGAAGGAAATGGATGCCACAAGCGATACGGCAGCTACTGCTGCTCCTGCCAAAGCAGAGAAGACAGCCGGCAGCGTACTGCGCGATGCCAAGCGAGTCATCATCGTACCCGGTTACGGTATGGCATTGGCTCAGGCACAGCACCAAGTAAGACAGCTGGCCGATAAACTTACGGCTAACGGTACGGAAGTTCGCTATGCCATCCATCCGGTGGCGGGTCGTATGCCCGGACACATGAACGTACTTCTGTGCGAAGCCGATGTGCCCTATGACCAACTCTTCGAGATGGATGCCATCAACGGAGACTTCGCTCAGACGGATGCCGTGGTAGTAATCGGTGCCAACGACGTAATGAACCCTGCCGCTCGCAATGCTGAGGGTACGCCTATATACGGTATGCCCGTGCTGAACGTGGACGATGCTCCCGAAGTAATCATTTGCAACTTCGACCTGAAACCCGGTTATGCAGGTGTGGACAATCCTCTCTATACGCGAGCAACGGGTGTATTCCTCAAGCTCGGAGATGCCAAGGAATCTCTGGCAGAGATCATGAAAGAAATGGATGCCACAAGCGATACGGCAGCTACTGCTGCTCCTGCCAAAGCAGAGAAGACAGCCGGCAGCGTACTGCGCGATGCCAAGCGAGTCATCATCGTACCCGGTTACGGTATGGCATTGGCTCAGGCACAGCACCAAGTAAGACAGCTGGCCGATAAACTTACGGCTAACGGTACGGAAGTTCGCTATGCCATCCATCCGGTGGCAGGTCGTATGCCCGGACACATGAACGTGCTTCTGTGCGAAGCCGACGTGCCCTATGACCAACTCTTCGAGATGGATGCCATCAACGGAGACTTCGCTCAGACGGATGCCGTGGTAGTAATCGGTGCCAACGACGTAATGAACCCTGCCGCTCGCAATGCTGAGGGTACGCCTATATACGGTATGCCCGTGCTGAACGTGGACGATGCTCCCGAAGTAATCATTTGCAACTTCGACCTGAAACCCGGTTATGCAGGTGTGGACAATCCGCTCTACACACGAGCAACGGGTGTATTCCTCAAACTCGGAGATGCCAAGGAATCTCTGGCAGAGATCATGAAAGAAATGGACATCGCATAG